A portion of the Ferviditalea candida genome contains these proteins:
- a CDS encoding glycerol-3-phosphate dehydrogenase/oxidase produces the protein MGSMPGKRRFSALERQQVLAEMSADKLDLLVIGGGITGAGIAWDAAVRGMKVGLLEMGDFASGTSGKSTKLVHGGLRYLKQGEVKLVREVGKERELLHSNAPHIVLPAPMLMPIYKGGTYGYWASSVGLYLYDWLAGVKPNERRRMLGREETIRMEPLLKRDGLIGAGCYYEYRTDDARLTVDIMKTAHAYGAGIVNYAKATDFLYEQGRAAGVRCTDERSGKSYEIRAQKIVNAAGPWVDLLRQKDGSLYGKKLLLTKGVHLVVDHSRLPIRQAVYFDVPDGRMIFAIPREGKTYIGTTDTVYEGPIESPGTTKYDRAYLIHAVNAMFPEAGLKESDIESSWAGLRPLIGEEGKAPSEISRKDEIFMSASGLISIAGGKLTGFRKMAQKVVDSVAAQIKDEAGLGFPACSTDRIVISGGDKNGFPTFEDCRAHLTERGMAIGIDRNTAERLVSLYGSNTEHIYREFENAVHSAGETSDEASVGRQERDPAACILRAEVRYCVEHEMAATATDFLARRTGMLNFDRLRAEREAERVTELMADMLGWAADERARQRRMIDDHLMK, from the coding sequence ATGGGAAGCATGCCGGGGAAGCGCCGTTTTTCGGCGCTGGAACGACAACAAGTGTTGGCGGAAATGTCCGCAGACAAACTCGATTTGCTGGTGATCGGAGGGGGCATTACCGGTGCGGGGATCGCATGGGACGCCGCAGTCCGCGGGATGAAGGTCGGACTGCTGGAAATGGGGGATTTCGCTTCCGGAACGAGCGGTAAATCGACGAAGCTGGTTCATGGCGGTTTGCGATATTTGAAACAGGGAGAAGTGAAGCTGGTCAGGGAAGTCGGGAAGGAAAGGGAGCTTCTGCACAGCAACGCGCCGCACATCGTCCTTCCCGCGCCGATGCTGATGCCGATTTATAAAGGCGGAACATACGGCTACTGGGCAAGCTCCGTCGGGCTCTATCTATATGATTGGCTGGCCGGGGTCAAACCGAACGAACGGCGCAGGATGCTGGGCCGGGAGGAGACGATCCGGATGGAGCCGCTGCTGAAGCGGGACGGCTTAATCGGAGCGGGCTGTTATTATGAATACCGTACGGATGACGCCCGGTTGACCGTCGACATCATGAAAACGGCTCACGCATATGGAGCCGGGATCGTGAATTATGCGAAGGCGACGGATTTTTTGTATGAACAGGGCAGAGCGGCCGGTGTCAGGTGCACAGATGAGCGGTCCGGAAAGTCATATGAAATCCGGGCCCAAAAAATTGTGAATGCGGCCGGCCCGTGGGTTGACCTTTTAAGGCAAAAGGACGGCTCGCTTTACGGCAAAAAGCTGCTGCTGACAAAAGGGGTCCATCTGGTCGTGGATCATTCCAGGCTGCCGATCCGGCAGGCGGTTTATTTTGATGTGCCTGACGGCCGCATGATTTTTGCGATTCCCAGGGAGGGAAAGACCTATATCGGGACGACCGATACCGTATATGAGGGACCGATTGAAAGCCCGGGCACGACGAAGTACGATCGGGCATATTTGATTCATGCGGTGAATGCGATGTTTCCGGAAGCCGGGCTCAAGGAGTCAGACATTGAATCAAGCTGGGCGGGCCTGCGCCCGCTGATCGGAGAAGAAGGCAAGGCTCCGTCCGAGATTTCCCGGAAGGATGAAATTTTCATGTCAGCCTCTGGCTTGATTTCCATTGCCGGAGGGAAGCTGACGGGCTTTCGCAAAATGGCGCAGAAGGTGGTCGATTCGGTCGCGGCCCAAATAAAGGATGAAGCAGGGCTTGGATTTCCCGCATGCTCCACGGATCGGATCGTTATCAGCGGGGGTGACAAAAACGGGTTCCCGACTTTCGAAGACTGCCGGGCCCATTTGACCGAACGGGGAATGGCGATAGGCATCGATCGGAACACGGCGGAGCGTCTGGTTTCTCTGTACGGCTCCAATACGGAGCACATCTACCGGGAATTTGAAAATGCAGTGCACAGTGCGGGGGAAACTTCGGATGAAGCATCCGTTGGGCGACAGGAGCGGGATCCGGCAGCGTGTATCCTGCGCGCTGAGGTGCGGTACTGCGTGGAGCATGAAATGGCTGCAACGGCAACTGATTTTTTGGCTCGCAGAACCGGAATGCTGAACTTCGACCGGCTTCGCGCGGAGCGTGAGGCGGAACGCGTGACGGAGCTGATGGCGGACATGTTGGGGTGGGCCGCCGATGAGCGCGCTAGGCAGCGGCGCATGATCGACGACCATCTAATGAAGTAG
- the glpK gene encoding glycerol kinase GlpK, producing the protein MERYIMALDQGTTSSRAILFDRRGRIVHMAQKEFTQIFPKPGWVEHDALEIWESVRFVMASVLSEANAKPEQIAAVGITNQRETTVVWDKQTGQPVYNAIVWQSRQTAGICEQLKASGHESLVRSKTGLLIDAYFSGTKVKWILQHVEGAREKAEQGDLLFGTVDTWLIWKLSGGTAHVTDYSNASRTLMFNIHELRWDEQLLEILGVPGSMVPQVHPSSEVYAHTAEQHFFGRAVPISGAAGDQQAALFGQACFERGMAKNTYGTGCFMLMNTGEQAVGSSRGLLTTIAWGLNGKVEYALEGSIFVAGSAVQWLRDGLRMFNDARESEEYAARVESTEGVYVVPAFVGLGTPYWDSDVRGAVFGLTRGTSKEHFIRATLESLAYQTKDVLDAMEGDSGISLKTLRVDGGAVRNSFLMQFQSDILGVPVQRSAINETTALGAAYLAGLAVGYWKDTDEIAALWEIGKDFKPAMPETQRQELYGGWKKAVRAAMAFK; encoded by the coding sequence ATGGAGCGGTATATAATGGCCTTGGACCAAGGCACGACAAGCTCCAGGGCGATTTTATTCGATCGGCGGGGGCGGATCGTGCATATGGCGCAAAAGGAATTTACGCAAATTTTTCCGAAGCCCGGCTGGGTGGAGCACGATGCGCTGGAAATTTGGGAAAGCGTGCGCTTCGTCATGGCTTCCGTTCTTTCGGAAGCGAATGCAAAGCCGGAGCAAATTGCCGCGGTCGGCATCACCAATCAGCGGGAAACGACCGTGGTATGGGACAAACAAACGGGCCAGCCGGTATATAACGCTATAGTTTGGCAATCGCGGCAAACCGCGGGGATCTGCGAGCAGCTGAAAGCGTCCGGGCACGAGTCCTTGGTCCGCAGCAAAACCGGTCTGCTGATCGATGCTTATTTTTCCGGAACGAAAGTGAAATGGATCCTCCAGCATGTGGAGGGAGCCCGCGAAAAGGCCGAGCAAGGGGATTTGCTGTTTGGAACGGTCGACACCTGGCTGATCTGGAAGCTGTCCGGGGGAACAGCGCATGTCACGGATTATTCGAATGCTTCCCGGACTCTGATGTTCAACATTCATGAGCTGCGTTGGGATGAGCAGCTGCTGGAGATATTGGGTGTTCCGGGTTCGATGGTTCCACAGGTGCACCCCTCCTCTGAGGTCTATGCGCATACGGCGGAGCAGCATTTCTTTGGCAGAGCAGTTCCGATTTCCGGCGCCGCAGGCGATCAGCAAGCCGCCTTATTCGGACAGGCGTGCTTTGAGCGGGGGATGGCCAAAAACACCTATGGAACCGGCTGCTTCATGCTGATGAACACCGGAGAGCAGGCGGTCGGGTCGAGCCGCGGGCTGCTGACGACGATTGCCTGGGGGCTGAACGGGAAAGTGGAATATGCCCTGGAAGGCAGCATATTCGTTGCCGGTTCGGCTGTCCAGTGGCTCCGTGACGGATTGCGAATGTTCAACGATGCCCGGGAGAGCGAGGAATATGCCGCGAGGGTGGAATCGACCGAAGGGGTGTATGTCGTCCCCGCTTTTGTCGGGTTGGGTACTCCCTACTGGGACAGCGATGTGCGGGGGGCGGTGTTCGGTCTGACGCGGGGCACCTCCAAGGAGCATTTCATCCGCGCCACGCTGGAATCCTTGGCTTACCAGACCAAGGACGTGCTGGACGCGATGGAGGGGGACTCGGGCATATCGTTGAAAACACTGAGGGTGGATGGAGGCGCGGTGAGGAACAGCTTCCTGATGCAGTTCCAGAGTGATATTTTGGGGGTGCCTGTCCAGCGGTCCGCCATTAATGAAACGACTGCTTTGGGGGCTGCGTATTTGGCCGGACTGGCGGTCGGCTATTGGAAGGATACGGATGAAATCGCCGCCCTGTGGGAGATCGGAAAGGATTTCAAGCCGGCTATGCCGGAAACGCAAAGGCAGGAATTATACGGCGGCTGGAAAAAAGCGGTGCGGGCTGCTATGGCATTCAAATAG
- a CDS encoding glycerol-3-phosphate responsive antiterminator: protein MSIESSGQKVLPAVRSLKDFDKFMKTAYDSFVVMDIHVVQLKGIQKIVKNSGKKMLLHADLIHGLKNDEYAAEFLCQDFRPAGLISTKSKVILKARQKGVLAIQRVFLLDSNALEKSYGLIGTTQPDYIEVLPGCIPHIIKEVRERTGKPVLAGGLIRSVDDVHNALDAGAAAITTSNTELWEQFEPQGKIK from the coding sequence ATGTCGATCGAATCAAGCGGCCAGAAAGTACTGCCTGCAGTAAGGAGTTTGAAGGATTTTGACAAATTCATGAAAACCGCTTACGACAGCTTTGTCGTCATGGATATCCATGTGGTCCAGCTTAAAGGCATCCAAAAAATTGTGAAAAACAGCGGAAAGAAGATGCTCCTGCACGCCGATCTGATACACGGTCTGAAGAATGATGAATATGCGGCGGAATTTCTGTGTCAGGATTTTAGACCGGCCGGCCTAATCTCAACCAAATCGAAAGTGATTCTGAAGGCCAGGCAGAAAGGCGTGCTCGCCATTCAACGGGTATTTCTGCTGGATTCGAATGCGCTTGAGAAGAGCTACGGCTTGATCGGGACGACTCAGCCGGATTATATTGAGGTGCTTCCCGGCTGCATCCCCCACATTATAAAGGAAGTGAGAGAACGGACGGGAAAGCCAGTTTTGGCCGGTGGACTGATCCGTTCGGTGGATGATGTACATAATGCCCTGGATGCAGGCGCGGCGGCTATTACGACTTCGAATACGGAGCTCTGGGAGCAGTTTGAGCCACAGGGAAAAATAAAATGA
- a CDS encoding c-type cytochrome produces the protein MLKKITVYTGALLLMIAMLSACGAKTDNQVSPQPSPGATQGADQGAAPGGKQEAAKVDVQAIYTQKCVTCHGTDLEGKLGGKTNLQHVGATLTKDQIATQISNGGNGMLAFKGTLSEDEIEAMAEWLAAKK, from the coding sequence ATGCTGAAAAAAATCACTGTTTACACCGGAGCTTTGCTGCTGATGATCGCAATGCTGTCGGCATGCGGAGCCAAAACAGACAACCAAGTCAGTCCCCAACCCAGCCCTGGCGCCACTCAAGGTGCTGATCAAGGGGCAGCCCCGGGCGGCAAACAGGAAGCTGCAAAGGTCGATGTACAGGCCATTTATACGCAAAAATGCGTGACCTGCCACGGAACGGATTTGGAAGGGAAATTAGGGGGCAAAACGAATCTGCAGCACGTAGGCGCCACTTTGACGAAGGATCAAATCGCTACTCAGATCAGCAACGGAGGCAACGGAATGTTGGCCTTCAAAGGGACCTTGAGCGAGGATGAAATCGAAGCGATGGCGGAATGGCTTGCCGCAAAAAAATAA
- the acpS gene encoding holo-ACP synthase, whose protein sequence is MLIGIGTDIVEIARIRKLLEGSAGRRFLERVLTEEERALAKQRSGRLAEFAAGRFAAKEAVVKALGCGIGGEVGFHDLQILPDANGKPICCISAASLQRLGFTDSLQTHLSISHSQSYAISFAAAEIP, encoded by the coding sequence ATGCTGATTGGAATAGGCACGGATATCGTGGAAATAGCGAGAATTCGCAAGCTGCTGGAAGGATCGGCAGGCCGGAGGTTTCTGGAAAGGGTGCTGACCGAAGAGGAAAGAGCTCTGGCGAAACAGCGAAGCGGACGCTTGGCGGAGTTTGCCGCAGGCCGGTTTGCCGCAAAAGAAGCGGTCGTGAAAGCGCTGGGATGCGGGATCGGCGGAGAAGTGGGGTTTCACGATCTGCAGATCTTGCCCGACGCCAACGGCAAACCGATATGCTGCATTTCCGCGGCCTCACTCCAAAGGCTTGGCTTCACAGATTCGCTGCAGACTCATCTCAGCATTTCCCACAGCCAAAGCTACGCGATTTCCTTTGCGGCCGCGGAAATCCCGTAA
- the bioA gene encoding adenosylmethionine--8-amino-7-oxononanoate transaminase produces the protein MDESSKRHLLDKDRQFVWHPFTQMKDYAEKDHLLIEKADGVFLYDADGNRYYDTISSWWVNVHGHGHPRIKRAIAGQLDSMDHVMFSGLTHPTGIELAEKLTEIVPAGLSHVFYSDNGSTAVEVAVKMSFQYWQQIGEKQKTKFVFLENSYHGDTIGAVSVGGVEMYHSLFKPLLFDAYRIPSPNVHIWPDQTEQGADACVKRALNEAEKLFREKHGEIAAVIVEPMIQAAGGMIIYPAEYLRRLRELCTRYRIHLIADEVAVGFGRTGRMFGCNHAGISPDLICLSKGLTAGVIPLAATLCTDEIYMAFYDDYETLKTFFHGHSFTGNPVAAAVALESLSIFNDERVLERVQETSAVLSERLRRLESHEHAGRIRSLGMVGAFDLLADKSSGRSFDSRERTGNKVYWEGLKEGLILRPLGDTIYFWLPLAVTSEQVIDITERTERVLHRMRL, from the coding sequence ATGGATGAGAGCTCGAAACGTCATCTGCTGGACAAAGACAGGCAGTTTGTTTGGCATCCTTTCACGCAAATGAAGGATTACGCCGAAAAGGATCACCTTCTCATTGAAAAAGCCGACGGTGTTTTTCTTTACGATGCGGACGGCAACCGATATTACGATACAATCAGTTCCTGGTGGGTGAACGTTCACGGACACGGACATCCGCGCATCAAACGGGCGATTGCCGGTCAGCTCGATTCCATGGATCATGTGATGTTCAGCGGATTGACGCATCCCACGGGCATTGAGCTGGCGGAAAAGCTGACGGAGATTGTCCCCGCAGGCTTGTCGCATGTGTTTTATTCCGACAACGGCTCCACCGCCGTGGAAGTCGCTGTGAAAATGTCCTTTCAATATTGGCAGCAAATCGGCGAGAAGCAAAAGACGAAGTTTGTCTTTCTGGAAAACAGCTATCACGGAGACACGATCGGCGCTGTCAGTGTCGGCGGAGTGGAGATGTATCACTCCCTGTTCAAACCTCTGCTGTTCGATGCCTATCGAATTCCTTCGCCGAATGTTCACATTTGGCCCGATCAGACGGAGCAGGGGGCCGATGCGTGCGTGAAGCGCGCTCTCAACGAAGCGGAGAAGCTGTTCCGGGAGAAGCACGGCGAAATTGCCGCGGTCATCGTGGAACCGATGATTCAGGCGGCCGGAGGGATGATTATTTATCCCGCTGAATATTTGAGAAGGCTTCGCGAGCTGTGTACCCGCTACCGCATCCATCTGATTGCCGATGAAGTGGCTGTCGGGTTTGGGCGGACGGGCCGGATGTTCGGATGCAATCATGCGGGAATATCCCCCGATCTGATTTGTCTGTCCAAGGGATTGACCGCCGGGGTTATTCCGCTCGCCGCCACGCTCTGCACGGATGAGATTTATATGGCCTTTTACGATGATTATGAGACGCTAAAAACGTTTTTTCACGGCCACAGCTTTACGGGGAATCCGGTAGCCGCAGCCGTCGCCTTGGAAAGCCTCTCCATCTTCAACGACGAACGGGTGCTCGAACGGGTTCAGGAAACCTCGGCTGTGCTGAGTGAACGCTTGCGGAGGCTGGAGTCGCATGAACACGCCGGACGCATCCGCTCGCTGGGAATGGTCGGAGCATTCGATTTATTGGCGGACAAATCCTCAGGAAGAAGCTTCGATTCGCGCGAGAGAACCGGCAATAAGGTATACTGGGAGGGCCTCAAAGAAGGGCTCATTCTGCGTCCGCTCGGAGACACGATTTACTTCTGGCTGCCTCTGGCCGTTACGTCCGAGCAGGTGATCGACATTACGGAACGGACAGAGCGGGTGCTCCATCGAATGAGGCTGTAG
- the nadE gene encoding ammonia-dependent NAD(+) synthetase, whose translation MSLQQDIIRRFGVKPEIDPEEEIRRRVDFLKNYLSNTGMDGLLIAISGGVDSAVAAALCKKATDELTREKGKEYFTLGVFQPYGDQEDITDSYAVADAINLQRRVETNIRDSVDEMALEVEFALKSLGVHKHLSRVAKGNMKARTRMVKQYALAVELNLLVVGTDHASEALTGFFTKWGDGAVDITPLSSLNKRQVRLLAGKLGIPEQVITKAPTAGLWPGQTDEDELGISYEDNSSYLEGKEIDPKVKEKLERQYQITEHKRSPIPGI comes from the coding sequence ATGAGCCTGCAGCAGGATATCATACGCAGATTCGGCGTAAAGCCGGAGATCGATCCGGAGGAGGAGATCAGAAGGCGCGTTGATTTTTTGAAGAATTATCTTTCGAATACCGGCATGGACGGGCTGTTGATTGCCATCAGCGGAGGAGTCGACAGTGCGGTTGCAGCGGCGCTCTGCAAGAAGGCCACAGACGAATTGACCCGGGAAAAGGGCAAAGAATACTTTACGCTGGGTGTGTTTCAGCCTTATGGGGATCAAGAGGATATTACCGACAGCTATGCGGTGGCTGATGCGATCAATTTGCAGCGCCGGGTGGAAACCAACATCAGGGACTCCGTCGACGAGATGGCGCTGGAAGTCGAATTCGCGCTGAAATCGCTGGGCGTTCACAAGCATCTTTCGCGCGTGGCAAAGGGCAACATGAAGGCGAGAACGCGGATGGTCAAACAGTACGCGCTCGCCGTTGAACTAAATTTGCTGGTCGTTGGGACGGATCACGCTTCCGAGGCGCTGACCGGTTTTTTCACCAAATGGGGCGACGGGGCCGTGGATATCACGCCGTTAAGCTCTTTGAACAAGCGGCAGGTCCGCTTGTTGGCCGGAAAGCTGGGGATTCCCGAACAGGTCATCACCAAAGCGCCGACAGCGGGACTATGGCCCGGACAGACCGATGAGGATGAGCTTGGAATCAGCTATGAGGATAACAGCAGCTACCTCGAGGGAAAAGAAATCGATCCGAAGGTGAAGGAAAAGCTGGAAAGGCAATACCAGATTACCGAACACAAGCGCAGTCCGATACCGGGAATCTGA
- a CDS encoding BrxA/BrxB family bacilliredoxin, protein MSMSFEMYMKDVIQPMRDELTRIGFKELRTPEEVVENIPYAKGTAIVVINSVCGCAAGLCRPGVALALQHDAVPDHLFTVFAGQDREATEKAREYFLPNPPSSPSIALMKDGELVHFIPRHNIENRAAEQIAAELTAAFDEYCK, encoded by the coding sequence ATGTCCATGTCCTTTGAAATGTACATGAAGGATGTCATTCAGCCCATGCGGGACGAATTGACGAGAATCGGCTTCAAGGAGCTTCGCACTCCGGAAGAAGTCGTCGAAAATATCCCCTATGCCAAGGGTACGGCAATTGTTGTGATCAATTCGGTTTGCGGATGCGCCGCCGGATTGTGCCGTCCCGGGGTTGCTCTCGCACTGCAGCATGATGCGGTGCCCGATCATTTGTTTACCGTGTTTGCAGGCCAAGATCGGGAGGCAACGGAGAAAGCGAGGGAATATTTCCTTCCGAATCCGCCTTCATCCCCATCGATCGCATTGATGAAGGACGGGGAGCTCGTGCATTTTATCCCGAGACACAACATCGAAAATCGTGCGGCGGAGCAAATCGCTGCCGAACTGACGGCGGCCTTCGACGAATACTGCAAATAA
- a CDS encoding DUF3905 domain-containing protein, which yields MDNLGGTADAFAGRDLDPFEIEFLPEFQRGRGPREAFVNEHGVVIGDHQYESPNSPLNQWSKDTDPAVMAGDEWVHPYKDIGFQSAENRDYFEKGIVPQSGIFEHADKDAAYPAFEAGTGAGRDSDVVDRAAADPASQTGFNKEAGKNG from the coding sequence ATGGACAACCTCGGCGGCACTGCCGATGCTTTCGCAGGCCGTGACCTGGACCCTTTTGAAATCGAATTTCTGCCCGAATTTCAGCGGGGAAGGGGACCGCGGGAAGCCTTCGTGAATGAACATGGGGTGGTGATCGGCGACCATCAATACGAGTCGCCCAATTCGCCGCTGAATCAATGGAGCAAAGACACCGATCCCGCCGTAATGGCCGGTGACGAATGGGTGCATCCATATAAGGACATCGGCTTTCAGTCTGCGGAGAATCGGGATTACTTCGAGAAAGGGATCGTCCCGCAAAGCGGGATATTCGAGCATGCCGATAAGGATGCGGCTTACCCGGCGTTTGAAGCCGGAACAGGGGCAGGCCGGGACTCGGACGTGGTGGATCGGGCCGCGGCTGATCCCGCGAGCCAAACTGGGTTCAACAAGGAGGCCGGCAAGAACGGGTGA
- a CDS encoding NAD(P)/FAD-dependent oxidoreductase translates to MRTNYDVIIIGGGPSGLMAAIASSKHGARTLLVDKGKHLGRKLGISGGGRCNVTNNKELDELIRNIPGNGRFLYSSLANFSNKDIIAFFEGMGIPLKEEDRGRMFPVSDKAKTVVDALIAKVRMQGVEIRVNHPVEKVLYREGTTEGIRLKNGETIPGHCVVVAVGGKSVPHTGSEGDGYIWAEEAGHTITELYPTEVPLTSNEAFIRNRQLQGLSLRSIVISVLNPKGKTIIEHEGDMIFTHFGLSGPAALRCSQFVVKALKQFNVKSIPVHIDLFPDKSAEEIQAETLKLAKDEPKKAVKNVLKGYLQERMIPLILEKSGLREDLTYDNIPREPWTNMASLLKAFPVEVNGTLPLEEAFVTGGGIHLKEINPKTMESKKMKGLFFCGEILDVHGYTGGYNITAAFSTGYTAGSSAAAAAGHHIP, encoded by the coding sequence ATGAGAACAAACTACGATGTCATCATCATCGGCGGGGGACCGTCCGGCTTGATGGCCGCCATTGCCTCAAGCAAACACGGGGCGCGGACGCTGCTCGTTGACAAGGGAAAGCATCTGGGTCGAAAGCTGGGGATTTCCGGGGGCGGCAGATGCAACGTAACCAACAACAAGGAGCTTGACGAGCTGATCCGGAACATTCCCGGGAACGGACGTTTTTTGTACAGCTCGCTGGCCAATTTCAGCAATAAGGATATCATCGCTTTTTTTGAAGGCATGGGCATCCCTCTGAAAGAAGAAGACCGGGGCAGAATGTTCCCCGTATCCGATAAAGCCAAAACCGTGGTCGATGCGCTGATTGCCAAAGTTCGTATGCAGGGTGTGGAGATTCGGGTCAACCATCCGGTGGAAAAGGTGCTGTATCGGGAAGGAACAACTGAGGGCATCCGTTTAAAAAATGGGGAAACGATTCCCGGACATTGTGTCGTTGTGGCCGTCGGCGGCAAGTCCGTTCCGCATACGGGTTCTGAAGGTGATGGTTATATTTGGGCAGAGGAAGCTGGACATACCATAACGGAGCTGTATCCGACGGAAGTGCCGTTGACCTCCAATGAGGCGTTCATTCGGAACAGACAGCTTCAAGGCCTGTCTCTGCGAAGCATCGTCATTTCCGTCCTGAATCCGAAGGGAAAGACAATCATCGAACACGAGGGCGACATGATCTTCACGCATTTCGGGTTATCCGGGCCCGCGGCCCTTCGGTGCAGCCAGTTTGTCGTTAAAGCGCTGAAGCAGTTCAATGTCAAATCGATTCCCGTCCACATCGATCTGTTCCCGGATAAATCCGCCGAAGAAATCCAAGCGGAAACCTTGAAGCTGGCAAAGGACGAACCGAAAAAAGCCGTCAAAAATGTGCTGAAAGGTTATTTGCAGGAACGCATGATCCCGCTCATTCTGGAAAAATCGGGCTTGCGCGAGGACCTTACCTATGACAACATCCCGAGAGAGCCGTGGACGAACATGGCTTCCTTATTAAAGGCCTTTCCTGTCGAGGTCAACGGCACCCTGCCGCTTGAAGAGGCTTTTGTTACCGGAGGCGGGATCCATCTGAAGGAAATCAATCCGAAAACGATGGAGTCCAAAAAAATGAAGGGCTTGTTCTTTTGCGGTGAAATTCTGGACGTGCATGGATATACGGGGGGATATAATATCACCGCCGCTTTTTCCACTGGCTATACGGCCGGCTCAAGTGCGGCCGCAGCGGCTGGACACCATATCCCCTGA
- a CDS encoding ferredoxin family protein, translating to MSQTGISDKLFLIRYKCDDKSHLLIKETDNCMKCATKDCNFFCPADVYEWDKKEKITHVAYENCIECGTCRIACPSDNIEWVYPKGGYGITYKLG from the coding sequence ATGAGCCAAACAGGAATATCGGATAAACTGTTTTTGATCCGCTACAAATGCGACGACAAGTCCCATTTGCTGATCAAAGAGACGGATAACTGCATGAAGTGCGCGACCAAGGACTGCAATTTTTTCTGTCCGGCGGACGTGTATGAATGGGATAAAAAAGAAAAGATCACCCACGTGGCCTACGAGAATTGCATTGAATGCGGAACCTGCAGGATTGCCTGTCCGTCCGATAATATCGAATGGGTATATCCCAAGGGCGGCTATGGGATTACCTATAAATTAGGATGA
- a CDS encoding FAD-dependent oxidoreductase, translating to MNEKFDAVVVGGGPAGATAALLMARAGLSVVLLERGEFPGAKNLFGGVLYRKQIEQYVPDFWKERNAPVERQIVEQRLWMMGKESLVSFSHRNEAYKEPPNCFTGLRVKFDQWYANKAVEAGAIPVFETVALEVIKEGDRVVGVRTDRDDGDLYADVVVIADGVNSLLGKQMGIHREWRPDEVSLAVKEVIQLPKEKIEDRFNVEGDEGVTIEFMGETSLGMAGMGFLYTNQDTLSLGIGVMVNHLRDKRIKPYELLNSLKQHPMIRKLIQGGETKEYSGHLIPEGGFDSIPPLSGNGWVVCGDAAQLVNFVHREGTNLAMASGQFAAEAIIEAKLKGDTSAAALKLYDEKVQGSFIHKDLKKYRGMHAMLKEINPELLFSKLPHAANEAAYQFFLVDGVPKAEKQKTAVRLIKEAAGGSMNLLKLGYKGWRSMNG from the coding sequence TTGAATGAAAAATTCGATGCAGTAGTCGTCGGGGGCGGCCCGGCTGGAGCAACGGCGGCGCTTCTCATGGCCCGTGCGGGATTGAGTGTCGTGCTGCTGGAGCGGGGAGAATTCCCCGGAGCCAAAAACCTGTTCGGCGGCGTTTTATACAGAAAACAAATTGAGCAATATGTTCCTGACTTCTGGAAAGAGCGGAATGCTCCAGTGGAACGTCAAATCGTCGAGCAGAGGCTTTGGATGATGGGCAAGGAATCGCTTGTCTCCTTCAGCCATCGGAATGAGGCTTATAAAGAACCGCCCAATTGCTTTACCGGTCTGCGTGTAAAGTTCGATCAATGGTATGCCAATAAGGCCGTCGAGGCTGGGGCGATTCCGGTTTTTGAAACCGTGGCGCTCGAAGTGATCAAAGAGGGAGACCGTGTGGTCGGCGTCCGCACCGACCGTGACGATGGGGATTTGTACGCCGATGTCGTGGTCATTGCCGACGGTGTCAATTCCCTGCTGGGCAAGCAAATGGGCATTCACAGGGAATGGAGACCGGATGAGGTGTCTTTGGCGGTCAAGGAAGTAATCCAACTGCCTAAGGAAAAAATCGAAGATCGGTTCAATGTGGAGGGCGATGAGGGCGTCACGATCGAATTTATGGGTGAAACCTCGCTCGGCATGGCCGGGATGGGGTTCCTGTATACGAATCAGGATACGTTGTCCCTCGGGATTGGGGTCATGGTCAATCATTTGCGGGATAAACGAATCAAGCCTTACGAGCTGCTGAATTCGTTGAAGCAGCATCCGATGATCCGCAAGCTGATTCAAGGCGGAGAAACGAAGGAATATTCCGGGCACCTGATTCCTGAAGGCGGCTTTGATTCCATTCCGCCGCTGTCCGGCAACGGTTGGGTCGTCTGCGGCGACGCGGCCCAGCTGGTCAATTTTGTCCACAGGGAAGGAACCAATCTGGCCATGGCGTCCGGACAGTTCGCCGCGGAAGCGATCATTGAAGCCAAGCTGAAGGGGGACACTTCCGCTGCCGCGCTGAAGCTGTACGATGAGAAGGTCCAGGGATCGTTCATTCACAAGGATCTGAAAAAATACCGCGGGATGCATGCGATGCTCAAGGAGATTAATCCCGAGCTGCTGTTCAGCAAGCTGCCTCATGCGGCAAACGAAGCGGCCTACCAATTTTTCCTCGTGGACGGCGTGCCCAAGGCGGAGAAGCAGAAAACGGCGGTCAGGCTGATCAAGGAGGCGGCAGGCGGCTCGATGAACCTGCTGAAATTGGGCTATAAAGGATGGAGGTCGATGAACGGATGA